From Arachis hypogaea cultivar Tifrunner chromosome 3, arahy.Tifrunner.gnm2.J5K5, whole genome shotgun sequence:
ACCTCACCGGCATCACCCTTCAAAAGGCCACATCCATCCCTCCCTCCATCGGAGACCTCCCGTCCCTCAACTTCCTCACTCTCTCCCAAATCACCAACCTCGCCGGCACCATCCCCAATACCCTCACAAAACTCACCAAGCTCCGCTACCTCTACATAAGCCACACCAGCGTCTCCGGCACCATCCCTGATTTCCTCTCCTCCATCAAAACCCTCGTCACCCTCGACTTCTCCTACAACAAGCTCTCCGGCGCTCTCCCAGCTTCACTCTCTTCACTCCCCAACCTCGTCGGGATCACGTTCGACGGGAACTCTCTCTCCGGACAGATCCCGTCGTCGTACGGGTCGTTCTCGAGTCAGTTCACTTCGATGACGCTGTCTCAGAACAAACTCTCCGGAGTGATTCCGACGTCACTTTCGAATCTAAACCTGGCAATCGTGGACCTGTCAGGGAACTCTCTGGTGGGTGACGCTTCGGTGCTGTTCGGTGCGAAGAAGAACACGCAGAAGATCGCGCTAGCGAAGAACGGGTTCGCTTTCGATATTGGAAAGGTAGGGTTTTCTTCGAACTTGAACACGCTTGATCTGAGGAACAACGGCATCTCCGGGACACTGCCACAGAGCTTGACTCAGCTCAAGTTCTTGAAGAGGTTTAACGTGAGTTACAACAGTCTTTGCGGTCAGATACCTCAGGGCGGGAACTTGCAGAGATTCGATGCTTATGCGTATGCTGGTAACAAGTGCTTGTGCGGCTCTCCTCTTCCCAGCTGCTAAAAAACTCAATGGATTCTTCATCTCTCGCTCTCTGCTCAATGTTCAGTTAGTTTATGTTGTTCTGCCGACATTGGGGTGCTGGATGAAGTATTTGTCGTACTTTATAGTTCCACGTCCTTTTCAtggcaaataaattaataaataataaataaatcatCTGTGCTTGACATAgggaaataatatttatattcaaGATTTGAGACATTAAATAATATccattttagtatataaattagATCAAGTGTGATCTACGATTACGATGCAACATGATAGACTAAGCCATAACAAATGTATGGTTTTACAAGAGAAGTGCTAAGGACCAGtaacttttgtaatttgtagtcatcaaataatcatcaataatgattttaatggtatgaaattggtgtgagatttcatcca
This genomic window contains:
- the LOC112734527 gene encoding polygalacturonase inhibitor 2, which codes for MHINMNMGITMKQLLVLAITTCVLTYPALAADKCNPQDKAALLRIKSQLGNPSDLSTWNASTDCCGGWKGVSCDTDTQTYRVNNLDLTGITLQKATSIPPSIGDLPSLNFLTLSQITNLAGTIPNTLTKLTKLRYLYISHTSVSGTIPDFLSSIKTLVTLDFSYNKLSGALPASLSSLPNLVGITFDGNSLSGQIPSSYGSFSSQFTSMTLSQNKLSGVIPTSLSNLNLAIVDLSGNSLVGDASVLFGAKKNTQKIALAKNGFAFDIGKVGFSSNLNTLDLRNNGISGTLPQSLTQLKFLKRFNVSYNSLCGQIPQGGNLQRFDAYAYAGNKCLCGSPLPSC